From Parvularculales bacterium:
GCCAGAGAATCTTTTGAGAGGGATTATTTGCAGGCGCAAGTTAAGAGATTTGGGGGTAACATATCTAAAACAGCTGATTTTATTGGTATGGAGCGTTCAGCCCTGCATCGCAAGTTGAAATTTCTTGGTATCAGTAATCGTGCCCATCAAGATACATAGATCTATTACCGTTATACGGAGAAAACAGATATGAAAGTCATTGTATGTGGCGCAGGGCAGGTGGGAACCGGTATTGCGCGACGTTTGTCGCAAGAGAATAACGACATAACGGTAATTGATCACTCGCCGGAGTTAATCCGGAATATAAGTCAAACTCTTGATGTAAAAACTATCATAGGACATGCCTCTCATCCGGATGTTCTGCAAAAAGCCGGAGCACAAGATGCCGATATGCTAATAGCGGTTACCTTGCACGATGAAGTCAATATGGTGGCTTGTCAGGTTTGTTATTCAATTTTTAGTGTGCCTACAAAAATTGCACGCGTTAGGAGTCAAAATTATCTCAAACCTGAATGGCATGATCTTTTTAGTCGTGAGCACGCTCCTGTTGACGTCATTATATCGCCTGAAATTGAAGCCGGAGATGCTGTACTCAGACGCCTTGCGTTGCCGGGGTCTTTTGAAACCTTTTCTTTTGTAGAAGGCAAGGTAACCTTGGTAGGAGTTACCCTTGAGGATGATTGTCCTGTTGTTAATACACCTTTACGGCAGCTTACGTCGCTCTTTCCTAACTTATCTACCATTGTGACAGGGGTCGTACGGGAAGGAAAACTCTTTATTCCGCACAGTGATGAAGAGCTACTTGTGGGGGATGATGTGTTTTTTATCTCCGCTACAGAAAAAGTCAAGCGAACGCTCTCTATTTTTGGTCACGAAGAGCCTTATGCCCGCCATATTATTATCATTGGGGGAGGTAATATAGGACGTTATGTAGCGCAACGTCTGGAGGAAACCGACTCCAAGGTGAGTGTAAGACTAATAGAGCAGCAGAAGGATCGTGCGATGATGGCAGCGAAGGATCTTGATAACACTATCGTTCTTCACGGGTCTGGCCTTGAGCCGGAAATTTTACGGGA
This genomic window contains:
- the trkA gene encoding Trk system potassium transporter TrkA; translation: MKVIVCGAGQVGTGIARRLSQENNDITVIDHSPELIRNISQTLDVKTIIGHASHPDVLQKAGAQDADMLIAVTLHDEVNMVACQVCYSIFSVPTKIARVRSQNYLKPEWHDLFSREHAPVDVIISPEIEAGDAVLRRLALPGSFETFSFVEGKVTLVGVTLEDDCPVVNTPLRQLTSLFPNLSTIVTGVVREGKLFIPHSDEELLVGDDVFFISATEKVKRTLSIFGHEEPYARHIIIIGGGNIGRYVAQRLEETDSKVSVRLIEQQKDRAMMAAKDLDNTIVLHGSGLEPEILREAGAMNTETVVTLTNNDQVNILASVMAHREGCQRTLCLINDNKYAPMMRSFGIDVSINPRTTTISSILQHVRRGRIKALYSVADGMAEVVDAEVLKTSPLLGMKISEIHMPEGIIIGAIVREGQFIMPSGDLTVREGDRIIVFAHAEQIHKVEQMFRVSFEYF